In Vicia villosa cultivar HV-30 ecotype Madison, WI unplaced genomic scaffold, Vvil1.0 ctg.001741F_1_1, whole genome shotgun sequence, the genomic stretch tcaggtctactggctgtaaggtacaacagacttcctatcatgcttctgtatagactttgatcaacactagttcccttttcatctttggacagtTTCAAATGAgtaggtgctggtgtccttttgtgagtagcattttccattccaaactctTTGACAATatttctagcatacttgctctgagagagaaagattgagtcttccatctgtttgacttgcagcccaagaaagtaagttaattctccaactaaactcatttcaaattcagattgcatctgctcaacaaaatgtctagtcatcttgtctgacatcccaccaaatacaatatcatccacatagatttgagctatcagaatctttcctccttcatctttaacaaagagagttttatctatccctcctttcctgtatccgttgctagtaagaaactcagttagtctctcataccaagctctaggggcttgtttcagaccataaagagcttttcttaatttgtacacatgatcaggatggtttggatctgcaaaacctttaggttgttctacatagacttcctcattcaaattaccattcaagaaagcactcttcacatccatctgatatagtttgaatttcATAATGCATGCAACCCCTAACAAcagcctaattgactcaagtctggcaacaggagcaaaagtttcatcaaagtcaactccctcaacttgagtgtatccttgagcaactaaccTTGCTTTATTTCTGATTatagttcccagttcatctgacttattcttgtagaaccattttgttccaatgacattagaatgttttggtcttggaaccagctcccatacttcattcctttcaaactggcctagttcttcctgcatggcattaatccagaactcatctgttaatgcttccttgacatttttaggttcaatttttgatacaaagcaagagtttgagacaacttctcttgaccttgtagtaattccactgttgagatctcctataataagttctttaggatgatttttctgaactcttatagatggactcttgttaggaggttcagtctcagattctgtgatagtaggactgcaatcatcttctcttgtagatccttcagctgtaatatcccagaatgttccgacatcttctgtgacatctgcttgattatgggcatcatcaaccacaacatttatggactccataattattctggttcttgagttgaacactcgataggctctgctgtttgtagagtagcccagaaaaattccttcatcactcttgggatccatcttccttctgtgatctctatcagcaagaatgtaacacctactaccaaacacatggaagtatttgacagtgggctttcttcccttccagatctcatatagggtggtagaggttccttttcttaatgtaactctattatggacataacaagcagtattcatggcttcagcccagaagtagataggaagattcttagcatggatcattGCTCTGGCcgattcttgaatagttctattctttctttcaacaaccccattttgctgtggagtaataggggaagagaattcatgatgtattccttcagaggagcaaaaatcagcaaattttttattctcaaattcctttccatgatcacttctaattcttacaacaccattttctttttctctttgaattctttgacataggtccttgaaaacatcaaacacatctgacttttctttgatgaagtttacccaagtgtatctggagtagtcatccacaaccacataagcatatttctttcctccaagactttctatttgcattggtcccatcaagtccatatgtagcagttcaagaactctggaagtagtcagatgtgTAACCTTTGGATGCGACATCCTGGTTTgctttcctacctgacattcaccacatattcttccttcatcaatttgtagcttaggaattcctctcacagcttccagagaaataatccttttcataccccttagatgaaggtgaccaagtttttggtgccacagctttgcttcttcttccttAGAGCATACagtagaatagctggattcatgagacacccacaagtagcagttatctttggatctgacacccctcattactacttccttttcttcattagtaaccacacactcagctttggtgaagttgacttggtatccttggtcacatagttgactgatgcttatgagattggcagtcaggcctttgaccaacaaaacaccttctaaatttggcactcttgaacaatctaattttccaactcctttgatttctcctttagctccatcaccaaaggttacataactagtagaatgactcttgatatcaacaagcagatttttgagtccagtcatgtgtctggaacatccactgtcaaaataccagtcttctttggctgaaactctaagagatgtatgggctattaaagccatatttttgggtttccattgttgcttctggatgtgcatgatctgcttaggtttgtagtaaggagcttgatctgggtatccatataatctgaagcaaaaaggcttaatgtgtccaaatcttccacaataatgacatctccatctttgaaactttctcttcatttcacttttctcgtgatgttgagtcacatgttttgacatcggtttcaacatctcagcttcaggtttagttctgctactatcttggaaatatttctttgcaccaacaaatcctataccagacatatctcctgaactttttccaacctgcaaaatctcctccaacatatccgtgccactgttcaacatttttactgattttgacatctgatcaagtttggattgtaacatgataatttcactattcagttcagatatagtttcattaagccctttgttatcagcctccaactgagctatgtatttcttctgcttttcaccttgttgacacacttcagcacttctgatacagagctttctgtaggaggttgccagctcttcaaaggatagctcatcttcactagaatcttcatctgaattgcaaactccagtaagggctgtgacatgtttagctgattcttcttcaaaatcactctcagaatcttcatcagaccaggaaactgacaatcctttcttttgtttcttgagataagtaggacattcagctctaatatgtccatacccttcacatccatgacattgaatccctttactgtgattgtatttttcttctggtttagctcttctgcctgagtcataagatctactgatgtcagatgagatgttcttgacattaggtcttggcttctgatccattcttcttataattttgttgaattgtttgccaagcatagctatagattcagatagattctcttctctactttcctctacttcctcttgagagttggacacaaaggctatgcttttgttcttcttttcagaattctcactgattcccatctcaaaggtttgaagagatccaattaactcttctaccttcattttgctgatgtcctgtgcctcttctatagctgtaaccttcatgtcaaatctcttaggtagggatctaagaatttttctcaccagcttttcatcagacatcTTCTCTCCCaaggctcctgaggtattagcaatatcaagtatattcatatgaaaatccttaatactttcatcatctctcatccttagattttcaaacttcgtagttagcagttgaagtcttgacatcttcactttggaggtgccctcatgagtagtcttgagggtatcccagacatctttggctagttcacactgatgtaccagtctgaatatattcttgtcaattccattgaataaagcatttaaggctttagagttgccaagcgccaatgcctcttcatctttgtcccattcttcctctggtttaagagttttcttgccatccttttcagtaataacaggatgttcccatcctttgttcacagctctccatgctttgctatccacggatttcagaaaggccaccatgcgaggtttccaataatcataattagagccatccagaatgggtggtctaatcctatatccaccaccttctttgtccataataccagaaaatactgtccctagatctcacccagtaaaaacaggcagggtgcctactctgatgccaattgaaattctggactcagacacgcgatgtctaacaggatgtcacgacatcactatctgaatgtttttaaacaaatgaacaaagtgtaaacagaaaaacaacacaggaaagttgttaacccaattcggtgcaaacacacctacatctgggggctaccaagccagggaggaagtccactataagtaatatcaattcaaggtaatacaaaacaagattacgcctttcacttaatatctacccaatgcaacttcaatctaaaccactTAGACCAgagttcctactcactccccctcaatcacagcagtgatgaaaaactaaccaacgaataacaaaagaagacactcttcaaaaacacaacttgatcttgcttaaaagctttgatcaagtacaatagtactcttgcttaaaagctttgagtacttcttacaactcaaatcaaaacacctagaccaagacaatcatcatgatgattgttttggcttacaagaaaactacaacaAGAAACTTAACCACAAAGAACTCTAACAGTTTCTCCACCAAAAAACccctgacggcaacagcagcCCCTGCGTGGAATAAATAGCCTTCAAGCAATAcagcaactgggccttggatccacaaaatagtttttgccctaataAAACAAATCTCCATAACACAAGGAACTGATAATAAaaatcatccaagacgtccttaaaacagatcagaatccatcattaccaaatatagcgcataaggtcttatcagatcataaaatcataagtagtaatagaaactaacgaacagctgcgaatgtcatgacatcggccttgacatcaggtaaaggcctgcataaggaaggacttcacaacaacagaaagcatgtcatgacactggTTTTGACAGgatagaaccacaattagttttaccaaaaattacagccaatcaacaacatctacaagaACCTTGAAGAGGACAAATATCAtgaatcttgagagaatgtcgAGAGAAAAATAATAGTATAGTCGTAACAACTAACAACACATTCAGAGAGTTCTACAGTCACCATAGTATGAAAGAATAATAAAACAACACATTCATAAGATAGTAAGAGGGAATGACTAGTTAACCCTTGTATTGTTTCACACATCATATAAAACTGCTGCTATGTATATATCTAACAGGAAATTTTTAGGTCAATTTGCATTGCAGGCAGCACTTTGGTACAAAGAAGATGCAAGTAAACAGTAcaaacaaaattttgaatataacactaataaattaatttgagttCTGTTATATGTAAATTAATTTGAGTTCTGTTATATGTTGACAGTCATAACAATTTTGACTCCATGGATGCACGCTCCATTACTTGATGATTTATCTACTCATTACGCAGAGTTTGGGGATGGATACCAACGGCCGCATTATTCAATCCAGCATGGAGTCAGGATGCACCTTCATAACAAGATTGCTGTCAGTCAATAAAAACCTCAATGCCAAATAAGATGACGTCGAAAAGAAGCAGCAGTATATTCTACAATACATTAACATCACGttgcaaacacagaagcaaataaTGTAGTTAGCCACAAATCTTCGAAAAAAGCTTTTAATGCCCTCAATTAAGTCTCTGTCATTGCTCTATAACTATTCTTCAGAAAAAAATAGTAGAATCCAGATTCAGGGTGTAATACTTGCCATTTGTTCTATTTGATGAATTTCCCTTGGCTTTTCTCTGTTAGATGATGtgataaatatcatataatattttgGTTTTACTTTTTAGTATCTTACATTTTCTTTTAAGATTATTTTATAAgtatctttgattttcttttaggGTTACTTTTCATATGGATTAGTTATTCTTATGATTTTGTTTCTCAATTGATTATAAATAGCAATATTATGATTAGAGGCCAATAATTGGCAGATTGAGTTTGAGGAGGTTAGATGATATGAAAAATATTCTATAATATTTGTCTATATTTCTAACATCTTATATGTCTTATCCATAGTAGTACCCGTACCTATGCATCATAGATTATAATTCATGAAAGTGAAAACTAAAACCCGTTATAGTCAATCTTATAAAACAATATTAAGGCTATACTATTAGCACCACAAATTGTAGATTTAACTGTCATGCAATCATTTGTTTTAATCAAAGCATCAGAGTTTTGTAATCATGATCAAAAGACATACACTCTGGTAAATTTGCTTTGTTCCTAAGAGCATGTCACTAAAAGTGAAAACATGTATCTTTTGCATTGACTTTAACATTTaaactaaattatttattataatttataccAGAAACTTAAAAAATTTTGATATACAAATTTCAAAACATAGTTCATTTTCCTTCAAATATTTTAGTCAAAGATAATTATGGAAAGGAAAATCAAGACAACTTCAGTTAGAATATATATTTAGCTATCAAAGGTGGACAGTACCTAGGTTAGTGTTCACCAATAATCTCGACAGGAGCATAGGCCATTTTTAAAATGGTGGAACCTTTTAGCATCTCGGATGATGAGTTCTCTTCCGACGAGATCAGAAATAATCTTTAGAGCAGTATGACAATCACCACAAACACGGAGGTTTTTAATTACTCTAATGGGAGAGCGAGCAGAACTATTGAGGAGACCATAAGCAACAGCAAGTCTCTCACTGTGGGCAAGGAGAGCATCTTCTTTGCCTTCCTGGTCTATGTCATGCAACACATATTTCGTCTCAGCAATATAGCCAGCTTCTTTCATTTGCACCCTTAAACCTCTAAGCAAAGCATAGATCTTGTCATTTTCTGGATGGGAAGTATCGCCTGCTCGATATTCATGGATTTTGCTCCGAACTTCCAGAAGATTTTTGCTTGCTAATTTGTTCTGCTCTTTGTTTTTTATTGAGTCTGAAGTTTCTTCGAGTAAAAGGCCAGCTTTTGATTTCTCATTCAAACGAGAAGGATCCAACTTCTCAACTAGTTCAGCACAACGATCCCCCAATTCGGTGTTTCCATGAACTCGGCTACTATTCATCAAAGTCTCCCATACATCTACGCCTGGTTCCATTGGCATCTTTTCGATGAACTCCAAGGCTTCACCAAGATGCCCGATACTACCGATCATGTCTACTAAACTGACATAATGCGCCATAGTTGGCACAATGCCATAGTCCCTACTCATGGTTTCAAAGTGCAGCATTCCCTCACTAATATCTCCGAGCATACTGCACGCACTAAAAACCCCAATAAACAGTTGGCCATCAGGTTTTAGTCCCAAGCTTTTAAATTGAGTAAATATATCAATCGAATCTTCTGCAAACCCATTCTTAGCAAGCTGCGTTATCATAGTATACCAAGTAGTCGAATCGCGCTCAGTCATGTTCTTGAACACCGTGACTGCATCATCTACAGAACCACATTCAAAATACATCTCCAATATTTCATTGCATGTGCTGACGTTGAGAGGTGACAAATGTTGCAACACATGTCTGTGTACAACTTTTGCCTCGTCAAGAGACCTAGCCTTCCTACATTGCTTCATCAATTGCAAACATCGATGCAAATCCACATGAATATGAAGCTTTTCCAACACTTGCAAAACATCAACTGCTTCCTTCACTTTACCCTCGGTGCAAAAACTATCCAATTCCTCGAGTGTGCCTCTATATGGATTATCGCTAGATGCATCAACTGATTCCCCATCAGGTTTTGGATTACTCGATAGATGAGATCCAACCGTTGATTTCTGTACCGATTTAAAATTTGGAGGATATCGACCGTCTACACTCTGTTGAGACTGTCCATAAGCGGAGTACTGTTGACCCATCTCATTACTCCTTGTATAGTAGCCATTATGTGTCTGCGGAAAATGACCAATGTTTTGGGTAACGTTCTGTTGACCCATTTCATTACTCCTTGCGTAGTAATCATTTGGTGTCTGCTGAAAATGACCAATGTTTCCGGTAACGTCTCGTTTTGGATGTCCCTGATACTCTAACGGCCTAGGAAAACTACCCGCATTGGAATACTCCACCTTTTCTCCAGATTCCGGTGTCCAGCTATGATTCTCAAGAGTATTCGGATGCATCCTAAAACCCCTTGAATTATCAACACCTACCCCAACATTTTTTTGCATTTTCAAGTTGCTTTGAACAAAGTCCCCATTGAAACTTCCATTATGCTCCGCCGAATTATTTTGAACTACATTCTGAGTGATATTTACATGACCTCCACCTGCAGTTCGACCAGCCCCATAAGAAATTCGCTCTGTACTAGCATGATTATTCCGATAAGATCCACTTGCGTTTTGCTGATAGAACCCACCTTGATTTTGTTGGTAACCCGAAGACGCGTCTGAATTAAAACCACCAGAAAACTGAGAATCCCATCTCTCAGCAGCAGTGCAGATAGTCCTTGACATATAACAGCCATTGCAGAACCTCAAAAGAGAACTAGCTGTAACTACTGAGGCTTTCCTAGAAGACATCATTAGGGATTTAGCATAATCTGAGAAAAgccaaaatagaataaaaaataaagttagtACATTTACAttataccaatcaaaacaacaagTTTCATCAAACCTCAATGAACAAATAAGATGCTAGAAAGTTCTAGCTACCACATGTGAGTAAGAAACATCAAAATTGAACTGATAACAAAGTAACTATTCACATCTATGGGAAATTTCTAAGCGTGGATACGATTCCATGCTGTGAATGGCGCCGCTTTAGCGCGAATATGCGGCGAAGCAATTCTCTTTTGGGACGGCTATTGCGCCCGCAAAATGCAAGCGCttgagaaatttttaaataaatcaatgaaAGAAGGAAAACCTGGAGAATTTTAACGGTGTTTGTGGTGGCCGGCGACGGATTCAGCAGCGTTTACCGGCGGTTGAGTTCGTTTGATGGAGCTGAGTTTCGTTGTTTTAGGTTTTaactaattgtattttttttattcagaGTTTTATTTTAGTTCATtgttaaaattgtttattttgttatttctgAATGAGAATGGGCTCTTCCAAAGGAAGTTGATTGGGCCTTGTATTAGAATTCCATCGGATTTTATCATGGCACCCTCCAATTACACGAGCATCATCCCCTAATTTATATCTGACATTCCCATAATTTAAATGAATTGACTATATCTTCACACATTTTAGACCATTTTTTTAATTCACTTAAAATTTTTGCACCTAACAAAAGTTCTCGAACGATACTATAAATTTCActcttcataaaaaaaatttagtgaaAAGTAAGTTGTTTTCCAGAATTCATGAGTTTTTATCAAGAATTTCAAAATTTCAGATAAAACTCTTTGTATTTGTACCGGGAATTTAAAAAATACCAATAtatatgttaagaaatgtggttgggcctaactcaaccctacaaaaccggcttgtaggatgATAATCAAGTTGCATTGCATATTGCTTCAAATCCAGTCTTCCATGAGAggaccaaacatattgagatagactGTCACTTTGTCAGAGAGAAGATTGAATCAGGCGACATTGTCACAAGCTTTGTCAACTCCAATGATCAATTAGCAGATGTGTTTACAAAATCTTTACGAAGTCCCAGAACTAATTATATATGTGGCAAGCTTGGTGCATTTGACTTATATGCtcaagcttgagggggagtgttgatatttgtaaatatatagtgttaataatatttgtatatagaatagtcccacatcgactataacatataattagttttaatctctctatatataataaagtctctgtagtgctttacaaaacacacgatttattcaaatgtctcttagtctctcgtatttcaacatgttgatatttgtaaatatatagtgttaataatatttgtatatagaatagtcccacatcgactatatcatataattagttgtaatctctctatatataataaagtctccgtagtgctttacaaaacacacggtttattcaaatgtctcttagtctctcgtatttcaacatggtatcagagctggAACAGTTATCGACCGAATTGGTGGAGACGTTTCTGCCGGTAAGGTTAGTTAGCCGGAAGATTGCCGGAAACAATAGCAGCAACAACGAATGGCGGCGGCGACTGGAGAAATTTGAAAACAGATGCCGAAATGAGTCACGGCAGTGTATGGAAGGCAAACCGGAGTTATGACACGGTTTGCCAAAAAATTTCTCACTGGACGACAGTGGGTCAACCGGGTAAAGCACGGTAAAGATTGTCTCTCAGTAGGCTctagataccatgttaagaaatgtggttggaccttactcaaccctacaaaaccggcttgtagggtgaggattgcccccacttataaggacatgttcaggccatatattgtccgatgtgggactcttaacaatatatatatgTTCATGAGTTTTTACTAAGAATTTCATAATTTCTAGTATTTACTCATACAATGGTGTACTGGAAATCTTGAAAATCTCGGTACTTCAAATGTTAAAAATTTCATAATCGGCGGTAACTCATTGATTTTTTGCATTTTTACATTTTGCAACGAAGACCATGGGAAAGGACGATACTATTGCAGGCATTTGGATAGAGCAATAACCCGGGCTAGGGCTGATGAAGCAGAATCTTGCAGCTACGGGCTAGGAGAGTGGCTCCAACTGGTTCTCACTAGAAACGGTTGGCGGAACAGTTTTGCGTACCACATAGCACCCGATGTCGAACGGTTAGATTAGACGAGCAGCCCAGAGATGAGCATGTTGCTGAGACTGTTTGTAACACCCTAAACCTCGAAACTTATATAAAAAGAATTACCCAACAATTTAAGGTATCACGACGACAACCCTTCAACAATGAGAAACATTTAGCAACTGTAGAGGAATAATAAAGTACATACAACACCTGTCATCACACGCTCGCCAAACATTAGGCTAATTGCGACGGAATCATCATCAAAGCAAGTAATAACAACATGACACCTCAAGAAATTTAGTCTCATAAAGATGTAACTTTGATAATATTATTAAGAATGGAGTTGTATTGTTCTATTCTTAATATCTTCAAAACTTCAGCAACATGATATTacatttcaaaaaatcacaataaCCAAAAGCAAACATTCCCAACCCCGATGTTACAAAATCAGAGCCTAACATTTAGAATAAtaacaaaaccaaaacaaaaaataacTCCAACGAGCTATCTTCCACTCACAACAACAACTTCTAATCCAAGTTAGTTGCAACATGTCCATGGTGGACAAAATTAAAGCAAAAGGGATGAGAGTTCAACATTCAACACTAAAGCATAAGGGTTAATGTTGAATCTTTGTTTACATCACTCTATGTTTCAGTAAATTGGGACAGTTGTTAGTTTTTCTTAGTTGAGTTGTAAATTCAATATTCAATAAGGTTGTTATCACTTGGGATTAGTGATTGAAAGAAAGTGAGAGGGGTTGTAATATTTAGGGGAGATTTAAATAGAAGGTCACTAGGATTAGGAAGAGGCATTGAACATCATTAGGTTAATTTTCCTATAAGACTAATTGTACTAATTCGGAGTAGTGAATTTGCTTTCTTGAGTAGAGTGCCCTCCAGACGTAGGTGTTGTTACACCGAACTGTGTTACCAATATCTagtgttatttattattttaacattGACTTTGTGTTGTCGTACATCTATGTGTTAAATCTGGTTTAACATGTTGGACCAGTTTTTCCAACGTCGTGTTCAATATATGCCCCTCAGAAATAGAATTTCAGATTTTCACACCCTTTGGTTCAATAGATCTCACCTCCCTTTCTCCAAGAAGTTCCCCACTAATTACCAGGCTCTCTATTCCAAACTGACCACGACCATTATGAACATGAAGGATAACCTTTTACTAAGGGGGCTCATGTTACAATATTTTGAGCAAGAAAGTCACAACAAATATGAAAAAAGAGCTGGAGGAGAATCTCTAAAAGCAAGTGGTTGCTTACTATGACATCCAGAGGTTGGTGTAGTCCCTCCATAAAGACTAGGAAAAGTGGAAGGAAAATATGGTAAATGTAAATGCCAAGGCCAAAGAAATCTCTGCTGAAGAGGAATCACTACAAGAATCCTTGCATACTTCTTTCCTTCGTCAAAAGGAGTTGGAGAAAGAGGTTTCTGAGCTCGCCGATAAGGCGGTGTCTACTTCTAGCGTTTATTTCGAGAGTGCCAAGGACCAGGTCCTCTTCCTCTACCCTGCTGTGGATTTGAGCCCCTGGATTTTATCAAAGTCGTTCATGGTGGCGAGCTGGTGGATGAGGAGGCAGTGGTCTCTCTGGAGCTTGGAAAAATCTCCTCCCTCGAGACTGCTACGGGCGAAGGAGAGATGATGGAGGTTGGTGCCTCATCCAAAGAGAGTTGTTGAGAAGGAGATGCATTGGGAGGAAGAATGATGGATTAGTTTTCCGGCCCCCATTGGATTTATATTTCTTTgtccttttttgtatttttgttgtaCTTCTTCGCCAATTTGAGGGATTTTGTAATTGTAATGAATAGAAGCGCCCCTTGAAGGCACCATTTAGGTTAATTGTtcttatttttatcttatttgtAATTATTTGTGTGATCTTAACCCTTTAACATTTAATTGAGGGCATTTTCCTCCTCACCCCTTTTGGAATAATTTGATAGCTCGCGAGGGGACTTGCTTTAAGAATCTGACGTTATGGTCATCTATAAGGACGATAAGGATCCCACTTTAGGATCCAACAAAATGTTCACCTATATGTGTGGCAAGGATCCCACTTGAGGGTCCAGCAAAATGATCTCCTTTATGGGTGGCAAGGATCCTACTTGAGGGTCCAATGAAATAATCGTCTTTATGGGCGACAAAGATCCCACTTAAGGATCTAGCGAAATGATCACCAATATGGGCGGCAAGGATCTCACTTGAGAATCCAACGAAATGATCGCCTCTATGAACGACAAGAATCCTACTCGAGGATACAACAAAATGATCGCCTATATGGGCGGAAAGGACCC encodes the following:
- the LOC131636445 gene encoding pentatricopeptide repeat-containing protein At4g32450, mitochondrial-like, which codes for MMSSRKASVVTASSLLRFCNGCYMSRTICTAAERWDSQFSGGFNSDASSGYQQNQGGFYQQNASGSYRNNHASTERISYGAGRTAGGGHVNITQNVVQNNSAEHNGSFNGDFVQSNLKMQKNVGVGVDNSRGFRMHPNTLENHSWTPESGEKVEYSNAGSFPRPLEYQGHPKRDVTGNIGHFQQTPNDYYARSNEMGQQNVTQNIGHFPQTHNGYYTRSNEMGQQYSAYGQSQQSVDGRYPPNFKSVQKSTVGSHLSSNPKPDGESVDASSDNPYRGTLEELDSFCTEGKVKEAVDVLQVLEKLHIHVDLHRCLQLMKQCRKARSLDEAKVVHRHVLQHLSPLNVSTCNEILEMYFECGSVDDAVTVFKNMTERDSTTWYTMITQLAKNGFAEDSIDIFTQFKSLGLKPDGQLFIGVFSACSMLGDISEGMLHFETMSRDYGIVPTMAHYVSLVDMIGSIGHLGEALEFIEKMPMEPGVDVWETLMNSSRVHGNTELGDRCAELVEKLDPSRLNEKSKAGLLLEETSDSIKNKEQNKLASKNLLEVRSKIHEYRAGDTSHPENDKIYALLRGLRVQMKEAGYIAETKYVLHDIDQEGKEDALLAHSERLAVAYGLLNSSARSPIRVIKNLRVCGDCHTALKIISDLVGRELIIRDAKRFHHFKNGLCSCRDYW